Proteins encoded in a region of the Xylocopa sonorina isolate GNS202 chromosome 1, iyXylSono1_principal, whole genome shotgun sequence genome:
- the LOC143428633 gene encoding uncharacterized protein LOC143428633 isoform X3: protein MSAGTQGEIRVGTSHQARLPEYRPGIPPGELLPDPEFSKEREELRWIPAMALDGDLLMYLRAARSMAAFAGMCDGGSPDDGCVAASRDDTTINALDILHDSGYDPGRALQALVKCPVPKGIDKKWSEEETKRFVKGLRQFGKNFSRIRKDLLPHKDTPELVEFYYLWKKTPGANNNRPHRRRRQGSLRRIRNTRNSRAGTPKEEVPTPPKDTPPASVNQKEPISEPETVPVGTPASNNPGGEISSVTEDDNSEEDSDSRDTNTNGATHSCQHCFSTNSKDYQVAGKDRLLLCTECRTHLKKTGELPPAPPYLFRPVPAESPDSPGRMRTRNKAKETPRPARPRRTGGTDTPDQEKQQQQQTPDKSKKKSSSKPETPKKGQKRPQTDEVDEDKESQKRKRPGERPESPSESLTTDSNSLMDEPEREGEGDTNENQPTPVAVPTEEPVSPAVTTPEEPSEPTPVSTPVPTSIQTLPISVPVIHTLEKKPLLEDPVETKDQIEDVPLAMNQPLKLEPMPIEAAMSPSNEDMKEPEQQLNLTTSQPLNMNDMSQNMPRNLSQSIQNSGICSSTGSQSMQNSQIMSPTHQGLPLNMQYTSNVPPVQNVPQNLSQSMQIPSNMPQNMSNAQNMGPTQNLRTHGENLSSTQNMPQSMPGPPLNLNISQSMPTNMTQMPQMPSSPQPLGLTVMSSENRMSERISDDRLPPERIRDSRMSDRIPERIPERPENNEPERNEPNNLFQPIQPSGMLSMEKPSSMYNLAGTPPMEPQNLKIKQEIIPPEPDPLQSLKEVKVPGFQSGFPGPSLENIKKDPDSTSKPPTPSKHSIPSSQPVPQIQSVAASPTPTLPPPPTSIPQPVMHPAQQPSPHMAHPFHPHHPLMHHSLFTAMHPYHPHAYPGYAPVGAYPSFPPYPYGPVPHAIPPPSPQRSQESTTMMTAHHSSTSSSVTTREEGENLIATHHHSSTMHQATALHHDKLLTISSHSSHSHSSSHSSHNTQRKPSLVSATCLTSSSSAHHHHRAPQPQPPVASEPKIEPDLVEQEQEEPPSPRGPSPEPRIEDSECHRSQSAIFLRHWNRGENNSCTRTDLMFKPVPDSKLARKREERSRKQAEREREERDRAAAQQARKMTTPEKQPETCKPPSRGPLEPVVSPYDRYAARPGSYADTPALRQLSEYARPHAAFSPARHPAPPDPMLHYMYPSHREQLEHLEREKREREIRELRERELNDRLKEELLKGTPRPMPAPVDPHWLEIHRRYAAAGLAPGPSGPPQALHQFGLYGAPPGPSQLDRERLERLGIPTAAGGGPAGAGAGHPVAAHHHGQLDERLALAADPMVRLQMAGISPEYHAHTHAHTHAHTHLHLHPGQQQAQQQAQQQQEAAAAAAGFPLPGRSYKSGCLSTLPQDDRSFHRLSIISAAAGANYPRPGLMPRDPALALHPAELLGRPYADMAAHHETFQRHIMMERDRFPSHASIVAHHEEYLRVFFRQQRERELKVRALEEAARGSRP, encoded by the exons atgtCTGCCGGCACCCAGGGCGAGATTCGGGTTGGCACTTCGCACCAG GCCCGTTTGCCTGAGTATCGGCCGGGTATACCTCCTGGAGAGCTGCTTCCTGATCCAGAGTTTTCTAAAGAACGAGAAGAGCTAAGATGGATTCCAGCTATGGCATTGGACGGGGATCTTCTGATGTACTTAAGGGCAGCTCGATCTATGGCTGCATTTGCTGGTATGTGTGATGGAGGATCCCCAGATGACGGTTGTGTGGCTGCTTCCCGTGACGATACGACTATCAATGCTTTGGACATCTTACACGACTCTGGCTATGATCCAGGAAGAGCATTACAGGCTTTGGTTAAATGTCCCGTACCTAAAGGCATCGATAAAAAATGGTCCGAGGAGGAAACT AAACGCTTCGTCAAAGGACTTAGGCAATTTGGAAAAAATTTCTCGAGGATCAGAAAGGATCTTTTACCTCACAAAGACACG CCGGAATTGGTCGAATTCTATTACTTATGGAAGAAAACACCAGGAGCGAATAATAATCGACCTCATCGAAGAAGGCGGCAAGGCTCGCTTAGAAGGATTCGTAACACGCGCAATTCGCGCGCTGGTACTCCCAAAGAGGAGGTTCCAACTCCACCCAAAGATACTCCGCCAGCTAGTGTCAATCAGAAGGAGCCAATTTCAGAGCCTGAAACCGTACCTGTTGGAACACCAGCCAGCAATAATCCTGGTGGGGAAATTAGTTCTGTGACAGAGGACGATAATTCGGAGGAGGATAGTGATTCTAGAGACACAAACACTAACGGAGCTACGCATTCGTGTCAACATTGCTTTTCAACTAACTCGAAGGATTATCAGGTAGCTGGCAAGGATAGGTTACTACTTTGTACGGAATGCAGAACACATTTGAAGAAAACCGGGGAATTGCCACCTGCACCTCCGTATTTGTTCCGACCTGTGCCTGCGGAATCACCAGATAGCCCAGGGAGAATGCGTACAAGAAATAAGGCCAAGGAGACACCTAGACCTGCAAGACCGCGACGTACAGGTGGAACGGATACTCCAGACCAAGAaaaacagcagcaacaacagacaCCGGATAAGAGTAAGAAAAAGTCTTCTAGCAAACCAGAAACGCCGAAAAAAGGGCAGAAACGACCTCAAACAGATGAGGTGGATGAAGACAAAGAGTCGCAGAAACGGAAACGTCCTGGTGAACGTCCTGAGAGTCCTTCAGAGTCTCTTACGACTGATAGTAACTCTCTCATGGATGAACCTgagagagaaggagaaggtGATACAAACGAAAATCAACCCACTCCAGTTGCAGTGCCAACCGAAGAGCCTGTGAGTCCAGCTGTAACCACACCGGAAGAGCCTTCTGAGCCAACGCCAGTTTCCACTCCCGTTCCGACGTCTATACAGACTTTACCAATTTCTGTTCCTGTTATCCATACCTTGGAGAAGAAACCATTGTTAGAAGATCCGGTAGAGACAAAAGATCAAATAGAAGATGTTCCTTTAGCTATGAATCAGCCGTTGAAGTTGGAACCTATGCCAATAGAAGCAGCCATGTCACCATCTAACGAGGACATGAAGGAGCCTGAACAGCAATTGAACTTGACTACATCGCAGCCATTGAACATGAACGATATGAGTCAAAATATGCCACGAAATTTATCACAATCAATTCAAAATAGTGGTATTTGCTCTTCGACTGGTTCGCAAAGTATGCAGAACTCGCAGATTATGTCTCCGACGCACCAAGGACTGCCACTTAATATGCAATACACATCCAATGTTCCTCCAGTTCAAAATGTACCGCAAAACTTGTCGCAAAGTATGCAGATACCTTCAAATATGCCGCAGAACATGTCGAATGCGCAAAATATGGGACCAACACAAAATCTTAGGACACACGGCGAGAATCTGTCGAGTACTCAAAATATGCCCCAAAGCATGCCGGGACCACCATTGAATCTTAATATTTCGCAAAGCATGCCGACGAACATGACACAAATGCCTCAGATGCCAAGTTCGCCGCAGCCTCTTGGTTTAACCGTGATGTCTTCTGAAAATAGAATGTCCGAACGAATCTCGGACGACAGACTACCTCCGGAAAGAATTAGGGATAGTAGAATGTCCGACAGGATACCGGAAAGGATACCCGAGCGTCCGGAAAATAACGAGCCTGAAAGGAACGAGCCGAACAATCTGTTTCAACCTATTCAGCCGAGTGGGATGTTGTCTATGGAAAAGCCGTCTTCGATGTACAACTTGGCTGGGACACCGCCAATGGAACCGCAAAACTTAAAAATCAAACAGGAGATTATTCCTCCCGAGCCAGATCCGCTTCAAAGCTTGAAAGAAGTCAAAGTTCCTGGTTTCCAGTCCGGTTTCCCCGGCCCAAGCTTAGAGAATATTAAAAAGGATCCGGACAGCACCAGTAAACCACCTACACCGAGCAAACACTCCATACCGAGCAGTCAGCCTGTTCCTCAAATACAATCTGTAGCCGCGTCTCCAACGCCAACTCTTCCACCCCCACCTACGTCTATACCTCAGCCTGTGATGCATCCAGCTCAACAACCTAGTCCTCATATGGCCCACCCATTCCACCCACACCATCCTTTAATGCATCACTCATTGTTTACCGCCATGCATCCGTATCATCCACACGCTTACCCAGGCTACGCTCCTGTTGGAGCATATCCCTCGTTCCCACCGTACCCTTATGGTCCAGTTCCCCATGCCATTCCACCTCCGTCACCTCAGAGAAGTCAAGAAAGTACAACCATGATGACGGCACATCATTCGAGTACCAGTTCTAGCGTGACAACCAGAGAAGAGGGGGAGAATCTGATAGCAACGCATCATCACTCCTCTACTATGCATCAGGCCACCGCATTGCATCACGACAAACTGTTGACCATTTCTTCGCACAGTTCTCACAGTCATTCTTCGTCTCATAGTTCACACAATACCCAACGCAAGCCATCGCTAGTTTCAGCCACGTGTTTGACGTCCAGTAGTTCAGCTCATCATCATCACAGAGCTCCGCAGCCTCAACCACCGGTCGCTTCGGAACCGAAAATAGAGCCCGATTTGGTAGAGCAGGAGCAGGAAGAGCCACCGAGTCCCCGAGGGCCATCCCCGGAGCCCAGAATCGAGGATTCGGAGTGTCATAGATCACAATCCGCAATCTTCTTACGGCATTGGAACCGAGGCGAGAACAATTCTTGTACCAGGACGGATTTGATGTTCAAGCCTGTCCCAGATTCGAAATTGGCTAGAAAGCGAGAGGAGCGGTCGAGGAAGCAGGCGGAAAGGGAAAGGGAGGAACGTGATAGAGCCGCGGCTCAACAAGCTAGAAAGATGACCACTCCGGAGAAGCAACCGGAAACCTGCAAACCGCCTAGTCGTGGACCACTCGAGCCTGTCGTATCTCCTTACGATAGGTACGCCGCTAGACCAGGATCTTACGCCGATACTCCTGCACTGAGACAACTGTCCGAGTATGCTCGGCCACACGCTGCGTTCTCACCTGCTAGACATCCAGCACCGCCAGATCCAATGTTACACTACATGTATCCCTCCCATCGTGAACAGTTGGAACACTTGGAACGTGAGAAGAGGGAACGAGAGATACGGGAATTGCGCGAAAGAGAATTAAACGATCGGTTGAAAGAggaacttttgaaaggaacgccAAGACCGATGCCAGCGCCCGTAGATCCGCATTGGCTGGAGATACATCGCCGGTACGCTGCCGCAGGACTCGCACCAGGACCTTCAGGACCGCCTCAAGCTTTACACCAGTTCGGTCTTTACGGAGCTCCACCTGGGCCGAGCCAGTTGGACAGAGAACGTTTAGAAAGACTAG GGATACCGACTGCAGCCGGCGGGGGGCCAGCGGGTGCAGGGGCTGGCCATCCCGTAGCGGCTCATCACCACGGCCAGCTGGACGAGCGACTGGCTCTAGCTGCTGACCCGATGGTCCGGTTGCAGATGGCTGGCATTTCGCCCGAGTATCATGCTCATACTCACGCGCATACGCATGCGCATACGCACTTACACTTACATCCGGGACAGCAGCAGGCCCAGCAACAGGCTCAGCAACAGCAGGAAGCGGCTGCGGCTGCAGCTGGATTCCCCCTGCCTGGTAGGTCCTACAAGTCAGGATGTTTGAGTACGCTCCCGCAGGATGATCGCTCCTTTCACCGACTATCTATAATCTCAG CGGCAGCTGGTGCAAATTATCCTCGACCAGGCTTAATGCCCCGTGACCCGGCACTGGCCCTTCATCCCGCGGAACTTCTCGGAAGACCGTACGCGGACATGGCGGCGCACCACGAGACATTTCAACGTCATATAATGATGGAACGTGATCGATTCCCTTCTCATGCATCGATCGTTGCACACCATGAGGAATATCTAAG GGTGTTTTTTAGACAACAGCGCGAGCGTGAGCTTAAAGTTCGCGCACTGGAAGAAGCTGCACGTGGATCACGCCCTTAA
- the LOC143428633 gene encoding uncharacterized protein LOC143428633 isoform X1: MSAGTQGEIRVGTSHQELVSCQARLPEYRPGIPPGELLPDPEFSKEREELRWIPAMALDGDLLMYLRAARSMAAFAGMCDGGSPDDGCVAASRDDTTINALDILHDSGYDPGRALQALVKCPVPKGIDKKWSEEETKRFVKGLRQFGKNFSRIRKDLLPHKDTPELVEFYYLWKKTPGANNNRPHRRRRQGSLRRIRNTRNSRAGTPKEEVPTPPKDTPPASVNQKEPISEPETVPVGTPASNNPGGEISSVTEDDNSEEDSDSRDTNTNGATHSCQHCFSTNSKDYQVAGKDRLLLCTECRTHLKKTGELPPAPPYLFRPVPAESPDSPGRMRTRNKAKETPRPARPRRTGGTDTPDQEKQQQQQTPDKSKKKSSSKPETPKKGQKRPQTDEVDEDKESQKRKRPGERPESPSESLTTDSNSLMDEPEREGEGDTNENQPTPVAVPTEEPVSPAVTTPEEPSEPTPVSTPVPTSIQTLPISVPVIHTLEKKPLLEDPVETKDQIEDVPLAMNQPLKLEPMPIEAAMSPSNEDMKEPEQQLNLTTSQPLNMNDMSQNMPRNLSQSIQNSGICSSTGSQSMQNSQIMSPTHQGLPLNMQYTSNVPPVQNVPQNLSQSMQIPSNMPQNMSNAQNMGPTQNLRTHGENLSSTQNMPQSMPGPPLNLNISQSMPTNMTQMPQMPSSPQPLGLTVMSSENRMSERISDDRLPPERIRDSRMSDRIPERIPERPENNEPERNEPNNLFQPIQPSGMLSMEKPSSMYNLAGTPPMEPQNLKIKQEIIPPEPDPLQSLKEVKVPGFQSGFPGPSLENIKKDPDSTSKPPTPSKHSIPSSQPVPQIQSVAASPTPTLPPPPTSIPQPVMHPAQQPSPHMAHPFHPHHPLMHHSLFTAMHPYHPHAYPGYAPVGAYPSFPPYPYGPVPHAIPPPSPQRSQESTTMMTAHHSSTSSSVTTREEGENLIATHHHSSTMHQATALHHDKLLTISSHSSHSHSSSHSSHNTQRKPSLVSATCLTSSSSAHHHHRAPQPQPPVASEPKIEPDLVEQEQEEPPSPRGPSPEPRIEDSECHRSQSAIFLRHWNRGENNSCTRTDLMFKPVPDSKLARKREERSRKQAEREREERDRAAAQQARKMTTPEKQPETCKPPSRGPLEPVVSPYDRYAARPGSYADTPALRQLSEYARPHAAFSPARHPAPPDPMLHYMYPSHREQLEHLEREKREREIRELRERELNDRLKEELLKGTPRPMPAPVDPHWLEIHRRYAAAGLAPGPSGPPQALHQFGLYGAPPGPSQLDRERLERLGIPTAAGGGPAGAGAGHPVAAHHHGQLDERLALAADPMVRLQMAGISPEYHAHTHAHTHAHTHLHLHPGQQQAQQQAQQQQEAAAAAAGFPLPGRSYKSGCLSTLPQDDRSFHRLSIISAAAGANYPRPGLMPRDPALALHPAELLGRPYADMAAHHETFQRHIMMERDRFPSHASIVAHHEEYLRVFFRQQRERELKVRALEEAARGSRP; this comes from the exons atgtCTGCCGGCACCCAGGGCGAGATTCGGGTTGGCACTTCGCACCAG GAATTGGTTTCTTGTCAGGCCCGTTTGCCTGAGTATCGGCCGGGTATACCTCCTGGAGAGCTGCTTCCTGATCCAGAGTTTTCTAAAGAACGAGAAGAGCTAAGATGGATTCCAGCTATGGCATTGGACGGGGATCTTCTGATGTACTTAAGGGCAGCTCGATCTATGGCTGCATTTGCTGGTATGTGTGATGGAGGATCCCCAGATGACGGTTGTGTGGCTGCTTCCCGTGACGATACGACTATCAATGCTTTGGACATCTTACACGACTCTGGCTATGATCCAGGAAGAGCATTACAGGCTTTGGTTAAATGTCCCGTACCTAAAGGCATCGATAAAAAATGGTCCGAGGAGGAAACT AAACGCTTCGTCAAAGGACTTAGGCAATTTGGAAAAAATTTCTCGAGGATCAGAAAGGATCTTTTACCTCACAAAGACACG CCGGAATTGGTCGAATTCTATTACTTATGGAAGAAAACACCAGGAGCGAATAATAATCGACCTCATCGAAGAAGGCGGCAAGGCTCGCTTAGAAGGATTCGTAACACGCGCAATTCGCGCGCTGGTACTCCCAAAGAGGAGGTTCCAACTCCACCCAAAGATACTCCGCCAGCTAGTGTCAATCAGAAGGAGCCAATTTCAGAGCCTGAAACCGTACCTGTTGGAACACCAGCCAGCAATAATCCTGGTGGGGAAATTAGTTCTGTGACAGAGGACGATAATTCGGAGGAGGATAGTGATTCTAGAGACACAAACACTAACGGAGCTACGCATTCGTGTCAACATTGCTTTTCAACTAACTCGAAGGATTATCAGGTAGCTGGCAAGGATAGGTTACTACTTTGTACGGAATGCAGAACACATTTGAAGAAAACCGGGGAATTGCCACCTGCACCTCCGTATTTGTTCCGACCTGTGCCTGCGGAATCACCAGATAGCCCAGGGAGAATGCGTACAAGAAATAAGGCCAAGGAGACACCTAGACCTGCAAGACCGCGACGTACAGGTGGAACGGATACTCCAGACCAAGAaaaacagcagcaacaacagacaCCGGATAAGAGTAAGAAAAAGTCTTCTAGCAAACCAGAAACGCCGAAAAAAGGGCAGAAACGACCTCAAACAGATGAGGTGGATGAAGACAAAGAGTCGCAGAAACGGAAACGTCCTGGTGAACGTCCTGAGAGTCCTTCAGAGTCTCTTACGACTGATAGTAACTCTCTCATGGATGAACCTgagagagaaggagaaggtGATACAAACGAAAATCAACCCACTCCAGTTGCAGTGCCAACCGAAGAGCCTGTGAGTCCAGCTGTAACCACACCGGAAGAGCCTTCTGAGCCAACGCCAGTTTCCACTCCCGTTCCGACGTCTATACAGACTTTACCAATTTCTGTTCCTGTTATCCATACCTTGGAGAAGAAACCATTGTTAGAAGATCCGGTAGAGACAAAAGATCAAATAGAAGATGTTCCTTTAGCTATGAATCAGCCGTTGAAGTTGGAACCTATGCCAATAGAAGCAGCCATGTCACCATCTAACGAGGACATGAAGGAGCCTGAACAGCAATTGAACTTGACTACATCGCAGCCATTGAACATGAACGATATGAGTCAAAATATGCCACGAAATTTATCACAATCAATTCAAAATAGTGGTATTTGCTCTTCGACTGGTTCGCAAAGTATGCAGAACTCGCAGATTATGTCTCCGACGCACCAAGGACTGCCACTTAATATGCAATACACATCCAATGTTCCTCCAGTTCAAAATGTACCGCAAAACTTGTCGCAAAGTATGCAGATACCTTCAAATATGCCGCAGAACATGTCGAATGCGCAAAATATGGGACCAACACAAAATCTTAGGACACACGGCGAGAATCTGTCGAGTACTCAAAATATGCCCCAAAGCATGCCGGGACCACCATTGAATCTTAATATTTCGCAAAGCATGCCGACGAACATGACACAAATGCCTCAGATGCCAAGTTCGCCGCAGCCTCTTGGTTTAACCGTGATGTCTTCTGAAAATAGAATGTCCGAACGAATCTCGGACGACAGACTACCTCCGGAAAGAATTAGGGATAGTAGAATGTCCGACAGGATACCGGAAAGGATACCCGAGCGTCCGGAAAATAACGAGCCTGAAAGGAACGAGCCGAACAATCTGTTTCAACCTATTCAGCCGAGTGGGATGTTGTCTATGGAAAAGCCGTCTTCGATGTACAACTTGGCTGGGACACCGCCAATGGAACCGCAAAACTTAAAAATCAAACAGGAGATTATTCCTCCCGAGCCAGATCCGCTTCAAAGCTTGAAAGAAGTCAAAGTTCCTGGTTTCCAGTCCGGTTTCCCCGGCCCAAGCTTAGAGAATATTAAAAAGGATCCGGACAGCACCAGTAAACCACCTACACCGAGCAAACACTCCATACCGAGCAGTCAGCCTGTTCCTCAAATACAATCTGTAGCCGCGTCTCCAACGCCAACTCTTCCACCCCCACCTACGTCTATACCTCAGCCTGTGATGCATCCAGCTCAACAACCTAGTCCTCATATGGCCCACCCATTCCACCCACACCATCCTTTAATGCATCACTCATTGTTTACCGCCATGCATCCGTATCATCCACACGCTTACCCAGGCTACGCTCCTGTTGGAGCATATCCCTCGTTCCCACCGTACCCTTATGGTCCAGTTCCCCATGCCATTCCACCTCCGTCACCTCAGAGAAGTCAAGAAAGTACAACCATGATGACGGCACATCATTCGAGTACCAGTTCTAGCGTGACAACCAGAGAAGAGGGGGAGAATCTGATAGCAACGCATCATCACTCCTCTACTATGCATCAGGCCACCGCATTGCATCACGACAAACTGTTGACCATTTCTTCGCACAGTTCTCACAGTCATTCTTCGTCTCATAGTTCACACAATACCCAACGCAAGCCATCGCTAGTTTCAGCCACGTGTTTGACGTCCAGTAGTTCAGCTCATCATCATCACAGAGCTCCGCAGCCTCAACCACCGGTCGCTTCGGAACCGAAAATAGAGCCCGATTTGGTAGAGCAGGAGCAGGAAGAGCCACCGAGTCCCCGAGGGCCATCCCCGGAGCCCAGAATCGAGGATTCGGAGTGTCATAGATCACAATCCGCAATCTTCTTACGGCATTGGAACCGAGGCGAGAACAATTCTTGTACCAGGACGGATTTGATGTTCAAGCCTGTCCCAGATTCGAAATTGGCTAGAAAGCGAGAGGAGCGGTCGAGGAAGCAGGCGGAAAGGGAAAGGGAGGAACGTGATAGAGCCGCGGCTCAACAAGCTAGAAAGATGACCACTCCGGAGAAGCAACCGGAAACCTGCAAACCGCCTAGTCGTGGACCACTCGAGCCTGTCGTATCTCCTTACGATAGGTACGCCGCTAGACCAGGATCTTACGCCGATACTCCTGCACTGAGACAACTGTCCGAGTATGCTCGGCCACACGCTGCGTTCTCACCTGCTAGACATCCAGCACCGCCAGATCCAATGTTACACTACATGTATCCCTCCCATCGTGAACAGTTGGAACACTTGGAACGTGAGAAGAGGGAACGAGAGATACGGGAATTGCGCGAAAGAGAATTAAACGATCGGTTGAAAGAggaacttttgaaaggaacgccAAGACCGATGCCAGCGCCCGTAGATCCGCATTGGCTGGAGATACATCGCCGGTACGCTGCCGCAGGACTCGCACCAGGACCTTCAGGACCGCCTCAAGCTTTACACCAGTTCGGTCTTTACGGAGCTCCACCTGGGCCGAGCCAGTTGGACAGAGAACGTTTAGAAAGACTAG GGATACCGACTGCAGCCGGCGGGGGGCCAGCGGGTGCAGGGGCTGGCCATCCCGTAGCGGCTCATCACCACGGCCAGCTGGACGAGCGACTGGCTCTAGCTGCTGACCCGATGGTCCGGTTGCAGATGGCTGGCATTTCGCCCGAGTATCATGCTCATACTCACGCGCATACGCATGCGCATACGCACTTACACTTACATCCGGGACAGCAGCAGGCCCAGCAACAGGCTCAGCAACAGCAGGAAGCGGCTGCGGCTGCAGCTGGATTCCCCCTGCCTGGTAGGTCCTACAAGTCAGGATGTTTGAGTACGCTCCCGCAGGATGATCGCTCCTTTCACCGACTATCTATAATCTCAG CGGCAGCTGGTGCAAATTATCCTCGACCAGGCTTAATGCCCCGTGACCCGGCACTGGCCCTTCATCCCGCGGAACTTCTCGGAAGACCGTACGCGGACATGGCGGCGCACCACGAGACATTTCAACGTCATATAATGATGGAACGTGATCGATTCCCTTCTCATGCATCGATCGTTGCACACCATGAGGAATATCTAAG GGTGTTTTTTAGACAACAGCGCGAGCGTGAGCTTAAAGTTCGCGCACTGGAAGAAGCTGCACGTGGATCACGCCCTTAA